TTTATTATTTAAAAAAATATAAAAAAAAATATAAATATTCTTTTTATAATTATAGCTTCAAATATTTTTTTGTCAATACATCAAGTGAAAGAAAAAATAATTTTTTCTAGTTCTTCTCTATGATATAATAAAAATATGGTCTATATCTTGGCAATGAAAGGAGAAGATAAAAATGACAATTGAAGAAAGAGCCTGCAGCACCAAACTTACCAAAAACGAAAAAAAAGTTCTAGAATACATACTTCAAAATTTGGAAAGAGCCTGCTATATGACGTCCAATGAAATAGCAAAAAAATTAAAACTGGGAAATACTTCAGTTATAAGAATGGCAAAATCTCTTGGATTTTCAGGATATGGAGAATTTAAAAAGAAACTGGCTTTGGAAACTTTAGAAAAAAAGTATCAGAAAATAGACAATCATCTACCTTTTGAAAAAATAACTATTACAAATTCTATAGATTTAAAACAAATACCTGAACTGGTATTTCAAAATATGCAAAATAATATTTTAAAAGATCAAAATAGAAATAACGCAGAAAAATATATAGAAACAGCTAAAAAAATAATAGGTGCAAAGAGAAAATATATAGCTGGTTTTCGCAATACCTATGGAATTGCCAATTATTTGACCACTGTCTTATCACATGTAATACCTGAAGTAACACATCTCAATGCACAGAATGGATTTGAAGATCAGGCTATAGATATGGATGAAAATGATGTATTGATACTTTTTACTCTACCTCGTTATTCACAAAATGCCTTACAAGTACACAAAATAGCAAAGGAACGTAAATGTCCTGTAATTGTGATTACTAATCAATTGATATCTCCAGTAACTGAAGGTGCTGCCTATGTCTTGGTACATAGTGTAGATTCTCTCAGTTTCGCCAATTCTATAGTAGGAGTGACATTAACTGTTGAAATATTAGTCAGTCTTATAAGCAAACTTGCAGGAGAAAAAGGAAAAAAAAGGCTTGAAAAACTAGATGAATATATGTCTGAAACTGGAATGTACTAAAAATAAAGATGGCTTAGAATAAAATTCTAAGTCTTTTTCTATTGACAAAGCAGTCATACCTGATATAATTTAAAATAAATATTAATATTTATTTTAAATTGATAAAAAATTATAAAATTTAAAAAGGAGGCATCAGCATGGCAAAAGTAGGGTTTT
This genomic stretch from Fusobacterium sp. harbors:
- a CDS encoding MurR/RpiR family transcriptional regulator — protein: MTIEERACSTKLTKNEKKVLEYILQNLERACYMTSNEIAKKLKLGNTSVIRMAKSLGFSGYGEFKKKLALETLEKKYQKIDNHLPFEKITITNSIDLKQIPELVFQNMQNNILKDQNRNNAEKYIETAKKIIGAKRKYIAGFRNTYGIANYLTTVLSHVIPEVTHLNAQNGFEDQAIDMDENDVLILFTLPRYSQNALQVHKIAKERKCPVIVITNQLISPVTEGAAYVLVHSVDSLSFANSIVGVTLTVEILVSLISKLAGEKGKKRLEKLDEYMSETGMY